The Croceibacterium sp. TMG7-5b_MA50 genome segment GCGGCGCGGATCGCGGCGGGATCGCGCAGGGTCGCCTCCGTCGCAGGTGCCTGTGCCAGCGCCGGCGAAGCCGGGGCGGCCATTGCCAGAACGAACGCCAGTGCATGTCGCCAGTGCCGCAAACCGCCCATCCCGCTTCTCCCAGTACCCGCCAGCCGATCATGCAGCTGCCTTGGCAGGTATGATAAATGGTCGTACCCGGTGGACAAGGACAAAGAAGACAAGGGGACCAGCGATGATGGGCACATACCGGTACCGGCTGATTTGTACGACCAGTGCTCTCGCCGCGGCGCTGGCCGGCACGCTGCCCGTATCCGCACAGGACCAGACCCGTGTCGCCGCCGTGCAGGTCGATCCCGGCCGTCCTGATTGGGAGAACCCGGCGATCAATTACCAGGGCCGCGAACCGGCACGCGCCAGCGGCTTCCCGTTCGAAAGCCGTGCGGCGGCACTGGACGGCGATCCGGCCTCTTCCGCCCGCTACCTATCGCTGAACGGCACCTGGCAGTTCCACTTCGCGCCCAACACGACCGACCTGCCGCAGGGGTTCGAACAGCCGGAATACGACCCCGCGGGCTGGAGCGAGATCGCCGTTCCGGCCAATTGGCAGGCGGCAGGCTTCGGCCGGGCACGCTACAACAACATCCTGTACCCCTTCCCGGCGAACCGCCCGCTGGTGCCGCATGACGACAACGAGGTGGGATCGTACCGCCGCACCTTCACCGTACCGGCGGGCTGGGACGGCAGCCACGTGATCCTGCATATCGGCGCGGCGGGCTCCGCCTACACCGTCTGGGTCAACGGGCAGCGCGTCGGCTATGCCGAGGATTCCAAGCTGCCGAGCGAGTTCGACATCACCCCTCACCTGCGCGCCGGCGAAAACGTCGTCGCCATGCAGGTGATCCGCTGGTCCGACGGCTCTTACCTGGAGGATCAGGATTTCTGGCGCGTGTCGGGGATCGAGCGGGACGTGTACCTTTACGCCGCGCCGCCCACCCGCATCCGCGACGTGTTCGTCCATGCGGGCCTCGACGCCGGCTACACCGATGGCGTCCTATCGGCCGAGCTGGCGGTGACGCCTGGTGCAGCCACGCGGGCGCGGTACGTGCTGCTGGACGGGGAGCGAGTGGTCGCAGAGGGGCAGGTGCGAGTGCCTGCAGGCGAGGAGGAGCGGCGGGTCACGCTGACCGGCGCAATTCCCGCGGTGCGCCGGTGGACGGCGGAAACGCCGAACCTCTACCGGTTGGTGGTCGAGTTGACCGATGCGCGCAGCCGCGTGCTGCAATCGACGCCGATGGACATCGGCTTCCGCAGCGTCGAGATCAAGGACGGCCTCGTCAGCGTGAACGGTCGCCCAATCACCATCCGCGGCGTGAACCGTCACGACCACGATCCGGAGACGTTCCACGTCATCAGCCGCGAATCCATGGAACGGGACATCCGCCTGATGAAGCAGGCGAACATCAACGCGATCCGCACCAGCCACTATCCCAACGATCCGTACCTGTACGAATTGGCGGACCGGTACGGCCTCTACGTCATGGACGAGGGCAATATCGAGAGCCACGAATATATGGACACCGGCAACAAGCAGCCGGAGAAGCGGGCCTATTACCAGATCGGCTTCGACCCCGCCTGGCGCGACGCGCATGTGGACCGGGTGATGAACATGGTGGAGCGGGACAAGAACCACCCGTCCATCATCTTCTGGTCGCTCGGCAACGAATCCGGCATCGGCCCCACCTTCTCCGACGCGGCGCTGAGCGTGAAGGCGCGCGATCCGGGGCGGCTGGTCAGCTATCTTGGCTGGGGCACGTGGGACGGGATCAGCGATCACCGGCCCAACTGGTACGCGGACATCTACGCGCCGATGTACGACCCGGCGGTGAAGATGGCGGACTACGCCACCAACTGGGATTACCGCCAGCCGATGATCCAGTGCGAATACCTGCATGTGCAGGGCAATTCAGGCGGCAACGTCAAGGAATATTGGGATACAATCCATGCCCATCCGCACAAGTTGCAGGGTGGTTTCGTCTGGGACTGGGTCGATCAGTCGGTGTACCGCTACACGCCCGACGGCCGCCGCTACTGGGGCGACGGCAGTTCCTTCGGTGCGCAGCCGCGTGACGTGATCGAGTTCGGTGACGGCATGATCCAGTCGGATCGCACGCCCAATCCGCATTTCTTCGAGGTGCAGAAGGTCTACGCCCCCGTGCAATTCGAAGGGTTCGATCCGGCGAGCCTCACTGTCACTGTCGTGAACCGGCACGATTTCGTCGGCACTGCGGGTTACGATTTCGGCTGGCATGTGCTGGAGGACGGCGTCGCCGTAGCGCAGGGCACGCTGCCCGTGGAGAACATCGCCGCGCGCAGCAGCACGGCGGTACCGCTCAATCTGCAGGGCTTCACCCCGCGCGCCGGGGCCGAGTATTTTGTGACGGTAATGGCGCGCGCGCGCGAAGGTACTATCCCCGGCGTCACTGCCGGCCAGGTGATCGGCTGGGAACAGTTCGCACTGGCGGACGCGCAGGTCACGCCCACACTGCCGGCCGGCGGGTCGGGCCGGGTCACGCTGGCGGAGCGGAGCGGCACGCTGCGCCTTTCGGCTGCGGGGATGGAGCTGGCGATCGACCGGGCGGGCGGTCTCGTCACCAGCTACAGCCAGAACGGGCAGCTGCTGCTGACCGGCGGCGCGCCGCATTTCACCCGCGCACTGACCGACAACGACCTCGGCGTCGGCGGCACGCGGCGCGACCCGCCGTGGCGCAAAGCCAGCGAAAGCCGTGTGGTGGAGGCGGTCGAAACCGGGCAGCTTCTTGATGGCCGGCGGACCATCACCGTCCGGCACCTGACCGGCGGCGATGTGGCGCGGGTGCAGACCCGCTACGCCATGGCGGCAGACGGGCAAGTCGAGGTGACCGCCACGGTCACCCCGTTGCGCGACGATCTGGGCGATCCGCTACGTATTGGCATGGCTTTCACCACGCCCGCCTACCAGACTGTGCAGTGGTATGGTCGCGGACCGCACGAAAGCTATGCCGACCGTAAGACTTCCGCCCCGATCGGCTTGTGGCGCGGTGCGCTGGCGGAGCAGCACCACGACTACATCCGCCCGCAGGAAACCGGCAACAAGACCGATGTCCGCTGGCTTGAACTGGTGCGCGGGGGCGCGGGCGGGGGCCTGCGCGTGACCGGCGCACAACCGCTGTCGATCAATGCGCTGGCCTTCCCCTATGCCGACCTCGACCGGGCGAAGCCCGGCACCCGCCGCAGCACCGACATCGTTCCCGGCGATACCGGCACGCTGCTGGTGGACGCGGCACAGTCCGGCGTCGGCGGCGACACCGCATGGAGCGATTTCGGCCGCCCGCTGCCGCAGTATCGCATCAACGTCGCGCCGGTGACCTACAGCTTCACGCTGTCGCCGGTGGACGGGCAGGGCCAGGCGAACGGCGCCCGCCCGGCCAGCGCAACTGGATCGGTGCCGATCGACTGACCCTCAGGTGGCGGACCAGCCGCCGCCGAGCGCACGGAACAGGTCGATCTGCGCGGTGGAGACCAGGGCATCCTGCGCCGCCAGCGCGGCGCGGGTTTCCGCCAGCGTGCGTTCCGCATCCAGCCGTTCTAGCGAGTTGATGCGGCCTTCCCGCTGCTGCGCGCGCACGATGGTGGCGGCGCGTTCGGCCTGCAACGTCGCCAACTGCAACGCGCTCCGCCGCTCCAGCGCGCCGGCGTAGGTGGCGAGCGCGGTCTCCGTTTCCTGCAGGGCGGTCAGCACCGTCCCGTCGAAGGCGGCGAGGCGCCCTTGCGTGTCCGCTTCCGCCGCGTCGATCCGGGCGCGCACGGCCTCGTTGTTCGGGAACGTCCAGCTCAGCAGCGGGCCGAGCAGCCAGCGGAACGGCCCGCCGGTGAAGAAATCACCAATGTCGGTGCCGGTGGAACCGACCCCCGCCGCCAGCGAGATGCGCGGGTAGAGGTCGGCCGTCGCCACGCCGATGCGCGCGGTGTCCGCCGCCACTCGCCGCTCCGCCGCGCGTATATCCGGTCGGCGGGCGAGCAATTGCGCCCCGTCGCCCACCGGCAGCGGTTGCGTGATCTCCAGCACCAGGGAGCGTTCGCCAGCGACCGCCGGCAGTTCGGCCGGCGCCCGCCCGGTCAGCGTGGCGAGGCGGAACAGCGCACCCGCGCGTGCCGCCTCCAGCGCCGGGATCTCCGCCACGCGCTGTTCGCGCAAGGTGGCGATGCGCGACACGGCTAGGCCGGTCTCGAATCCTTCGTCATACCGGCGCTGCGTCAGGCCGAGAGACTGGTCGAGCAACGCGACGATATCCTGCGCCACGGCGATCCGCGCGGCGAAACCGGCCGCATCGGCGTAGGCGCGGGTGGTTTCTGCAACCACCATCACCCGCACCGCGTCGGCATCGGCATCCGCCGCGGCGAGGTCGGCGCGTGCCGCCTCCACATTGCGGCTGACGCGGCCGAACAGGTCGACCTCGTACGAGACGTCGAGCCCGCCATCGATCCGCCACTGCTCCCGATAGAAGCCGGGCAGAGTCTGGATCTGCGGCACCCGGTTGTAGGTCGCGCCCGCGCCCACCTGTGTCTGCGGCAGGCGGTCCGCACCCACGCCGCGCAAAGCGGCACGGGCACGGGCGATGCGCGCCACCGCCTGTCTGATGTCGGTGTTGGCGGCCAATGCGTCGGCCACCAGGCCGTCCAGCACAGGGTCGTCATACATCCGCCACCAGTCCGCCGGCAGCGGCTCGGGCGTGAAGTTCACGTTGTCGGCGGCGATGAACGGGCCGGACTCCACCGCGCGGGGGGTGGATGCGGTGTAGTCCGGCCCCACGGCGCAGCCCGACAGGGCAAGCGCGGTGACGGCGAGAAGCGAGTTGCGGATCATGACGGCACCTATTCGGCAGGCTGCAGCAACGGGTCGCTGCCGGTGTTGGGCTTGCGGCGCATGGCGGCGAGGTGATCGCCCAGCGCGCGGCTGACGACATAGAAGGTCGGCGTGAAGAACAGGCCGAAGCCGGTGACGCCAAGCATGCCGAAGCACACCGCCGTCCCCAGCGCCTGCCGCAGTTCCGCCCCCGCGCCGGTCGCGGTCACCAGCGGCACCGCACCCAGGATGAAGGCGAAACTGGTCATCAGGATGGGGCGCAGCCGGGTGATCGCCGCCTCCACCGCAGCCTCGACCGGGGTCATCCCGTTTTCCTCGCCCTGCCGCGCGAACTCCACGATCAGGATCGCGTTCTTGGCGGCGAGCGCGATCAGCACGACCAGGCCGATCTGCGTCAGCACATTGTTGTCCATGCCGCGCAGGTTCACGCCGATCATCGCCGCGAGCAGGCACATCGGCACGATCAGGATGATCGCCAGCGGCATCACCAGGCTCTCGTACTGCGCCGCCAGCACCAGGAAGACGAGCAGCACGGCCAGCGCGAACACCACCGCCGCGGTGTTCCCGGCAAAGCGCTGCTGATAGGCGATGCCCGTCCATTCATAGTCGTAGCCACCGGTCAGCGTCGCATCGGCAACCCCCTCCATAGTGGCGAGCGACTGCCCGCTGGAATAACCGGGCGCGGTGTCGCCATCGACGGCGACGGCCGGTGCCAGGTTGTAGCGGGTGACGCGGTACGGCCCGGTCGTGTCGCTGAGGTTCGCGACCGATCCCAGCGGCACCATGGCCCCGTTGTCGCTGCGGGTCTGCAGCTGCGCCACGTCGCTCGCGCTATCGCGGAACGGCGCGTCGGCCTGCGCCGTCACGCGGAACGTGCGGCCGAGCAGGTTGAAGTCGTTCACGAAGGACGACCCCAGATACACGCTCAGCGTCTCGAACACGCGGGCCGGCGACACGCCCAGGATCTGGGCCTTATCACGGTCGATGTCGGCGCGCACGCGCGGGGTGGCGGTGTTGAAGAAGGTGTAGACGCCGGCCATCCCTTCCTGCTGGTTGGCCTGCGCGATCACGGCATTGGCCATCTTCTCCAGCTCCCGGTAACCGGCGCCGTTACGGTCCTGCACCATCATGCGGAAACCCCCGGCGGAGCCGATGCCGCGGATGATCGGCGGCTTTACCACCATCAGCCGGGCACCCTGGATGTCGGCGGTGGCCTTCATCGCCTCGCCCATCAGCGCATCGACCGTCTGCCCCTTGGCGGCGCGCTCCTCGAAATCGTCAAGCACCCAGTAGGCCGCGGCGGAGCTGGCGCTCTGCGTCTCGGACGTGCCGTCGAAACCGGACAGCATGACCGTATTGCTGATGCCGGGGATCTTCAGCATGCGCCCGGCGATGTCCTTCATCACGGCATCGGTGCGGCTGGTGGCGGAACCCGGCGGCAACTGGATCACAGTCAGGAAGTAACCCTGATCCTGCTGCGGGACGAAGCCGGTGGGTGTCGCCGACAGGGCGAAGCCGGTCAGGCCGATCAGCACCACATAGGTCGCCATCACCCGGCGTGGCATGGCGACCAGCCGCGCGGTCCACCGACCATAGGCGGCGCTGAACCGGTCAAAACCGCGGTTGAAGCCATCGCCCGCACGCTCGATCCATTGCTGCCAGCGCGGGGCACTGGCAGGCAGGTGGCGATGCGGACGCAGCAGCAGGGCCGACAGCGCGGGCGACAGGGTCAGCGACACCACCAGCGAGATGATCGTCGCGGCCGAGATGGTGACGGCGAACTGCTGGTAGAACGCGCCCGACAGGCCGCCGATGAACAGCGTCGGCACGAACACCGCGCACAGCACCAGCACGATAGCGATCAGCGCGGCGCCGACCTCGTCCATCGACCGGCGCGCCGCCTCCAACGGGGACATGCCTTCCGCCAGGTTGCGCTCCACATTCTCGACCACCACGATCGCGTCATCGACCACGATCCCGATCGCCAGCACCAGCCCGAACAGCGACAGGTTGTTCAGCGAATATCCGAGCATCGCCAGCACCGCGAAGGTGCCGATAAGGGAGACCGGAATGGCCAGCACGGGGATCACCGATGCGCGCCATTTCTGCAGGAAGACGATGATGACCAGCACCACCAGCACCACCGCCTCAATCAGCGTGTGAACCACGGCATCAACGGATTCCTGGATGAACTCCGTCGGGTTGTAGACGATGCGATATTCCAGGCCCGCCGGGAAGTCGGCGGCGATCTCCTCCATTTCGGCCTGCACTTCTTCGGCACTGGCCAGCGCGTTGCTGCCCGGCTGTTGCAGGACGGGGATGATGACCGAATCGCCGTTACCCAGATAGGCGCTAGTGCTGTAATCCTGCGCCCCCAGTTCCACGCGGGCGACGTCGCGCACACGGACCTGGCGCCCCTCCGCATCGGTGCGGATCACGACATTGCCGAACTGCGCGGGATCGGTGAAGCGGCCCTGCGTCTCCACGTTCAGCTGGAATGCGGCGCCGGGGCTCGGCGACTGGCCGATCTGGCCGGCGGCGACCTGCACGTTCTGCGCCCGCAGCGCCTCCACGATGTCGCCGGCGGCGAGGCCGAGACCGGCGGCACGGCCGGGATCGATCCACACCCGCATGGCTAGCTCGCGCTGGCCGAACAGCTGCACGTCGCCCACCCCTTCAATCCGGGCGAGCCGGTCGCGGATGCGCGTCTGGGCGTAGTTCGACATGTAGGCCCGGTCGAGCGACCCGTCGGGAGAGACGAGGTTCACCAGCAGCAGGAAGTCGGGCGTGGTCTTGCGGGTCACGATGCCCAGCCGCTGCACCTCTTCCGGCAGGCGCGGCGTGGCGATGGCCACGCGGTTCTGCACCAGCACCTGCGCCTCGTCGAGGTCGGTGCCCTGCTGGAAGGTGACGGTGATCGTGGTGCGCCCGTCACCTGTCGATTCGCTCGACAGGTAGAGCATGCCGTCGACGCCGTTGATCTCCTGCTCGATCGGGTTGGCGACGGTCTCCGCCACCGTTTCGGCCGACGCGCCCGGATAGGTGGCGGTCACCTGCACGGTGGGTGGCACCACCTCCGGATACTGGCTGACCGGCAGGAAGAAGTAGCTGATGGCACCCACCAGCGTGATGATGACAGCGACCACGGCCGCGAAGATCGGCCGGTCGATGAAGAAGCGGGACAGGCGCATGGGAAAGGTCCTGGATTCGCGCGCGCTTACTGCGCGGCGCTGATGCGGCCATTACGGGTCTGAACAGAGCCGCCGGGCATGGCGAGCTGCGTGCCATCGATGACCACCCGGTCGTTGGGGGCGAGTCCACCGGTTACAACGCGCAGGCCATCCACGATCGGGCCGAGCGTGACGGGCTTGCTCGCCACCTTGCCGTCTTGCCCGACCACCAGCAGCAGCTTGCGCGTCTGATCCGTCTGCACGGCGGTGTCGGGCACCAGCAGGGCGTCGACCTGCCCGCCGCCGCTCGCCATCCGCATGTTGCCGAACATGCCGGGGCTGAGGAAATTGTCCGGATTGCGGATGATGGCACGGGCGCGGATCGTGCCCGATTGCGGGTCCAGGCCGTTGTCGGTGAAGTCCAACGTGCCGCGACGGCTGTATTCCGTCTCGTCCGCCAGGCGGATCTCCACCGGCGCGCCGTTCGCCAGGCCGTCGCGCCGCCCCTGCAGGAACGATGCCTCCGATCCGTCGAACGTGAAGTAGAGCGGATCGGTCGCGTTGATCGTGGTCAGCAGCGTGGCACTGCTGCCCTCGCCCGCGGACACCAGATTGCCGGGATCGATCCGCCGGTCGGAAATGCGGCCAGCGATCGGTGCGCGGACGGTGGTGAACTCCACATCCAGCGCCCGGCTCTGCACGCGGGCGCGGGCAGCCTCCACCGCGGCGCGGGTGGCGGTGACACGGGCGCGCAGGGCATCGAGCTCGCTGCGGCTGACCGCATCATCCTCGACCAGCCGCTGCGCACGGGCGAGGTCCGCCTCCGCCAGGGACAGATCGCTGCGGGCGGTGGCGACGCCTGCCTGCGCCTCGGCCAGAGCGGCGCGGTAGGGACGCGGATCAATGGTGAAGAGCGGCTGCCCGGCACGGACGATCTCGCCGTCGGTGAAATGCACCGCCGTCACCTGGCCGGAGACGCGGGGGCGCAGCTCCACGCTGCGGCTTGCCTCGAACCGGCCGATGTAATCGTCCCACAGCGTAACCTGACGCTGCAGCGGGGTGGCGACGGTCACCACCGGCTCCAGCGGAGCCACGGCCGGCGCCTCGCGCCCGCCGAGCAACCACCAGGCGAGCACCAGCACCGCCAGGATCGCGGCGATCCAGCCGGCAAGGCGCAGGCGTGGGCGCGAAGCGCCCGGCACCGTTCCCACGGTGTCGCGGGGCAGGTCGCTGATCGGGATGGGGGTCATGTCGCTCATGGCTCTCTCGCGGATAGCGGGCACGGCACCGCGCCTCCGAAAGCCAGGGGCTGACGGGCGGGACGGGGCAGCACTGCGGTATGGGTCGTCGTGGCTGGAACACACGCGATCACTGCCGGACCGGGCACAACCCTTCTGTCCGTCAGCTCACCCGCTGTTCTATACTGCTAAGTATGTAATCAGCCGTTCAGGCGCAAGAGCCTTTTTGTACCGGCCAGTATTTTTCTGGCGAGATAACGCTCAGCGCCCCGGCCAAAGCGCCAGCGTGGCGTCGGCGACCTTTTCCAGATCCTCCCGCGGAACGCCCTGACTCGCCTGCATGGCGATACCCTGGAAGACGGCGGACAGGTAACGGGTGATCGCCTCCGCCTCGATCGGGACGGTGAAGTCGCCTTCGTCGATCCCGCGCTGCATGCGCGCGACGATCGCCTGACGCGATGATTCGGCGCGGCACTGGATATGGTCACGGATGCCCGCCCCATCGCCATTGCAGGTCATGGTGGCGATCACGCCCAGGCAGCCGGGGCAGTCGCTGGTGATGTTGGCGATGTTCCCGCGCAGCAACCGCTCCGCCACGGCGCGGGCGGTGGGCGCCTCCAGCGCGGCATGGACATAGGCCATCTTCTCCGCCTCGTAGAGGTCGAGTGCCTGCTTGAACAAGGCTTCCTTGTTGCCGAACGCCGCATACAGGCTGGGCCGGGTGATCCCCATCGCCTCCGTCAGATCGGTCAGCGACGCAGCATCGTACCCCTTGCTCCAGAACACGCGCAACGCGGCGGCCAGCGCCTCGTCCGTATCAAATTCGCGCGGTCGACCTCGGGTGGCAAGCTTTTCCATATCAAGCAGTATGTAATAGCGATCGCCTGCAAGTCCAGCAGGTTACCATCACGCCTACGGCGGATTTGTAGCAGCATGACACGGGATCGGCGCCGGGCGGGCCATGATCGCCCGCCGAAGAATGGTGCCCAGAAGAGGACTCGAACCTCCACGCCCTTGCGAGCGCCAGCACCTGAAGCTGGTGCGTCTACCAATTCCGCCATCTGGGCACGGGCGCCTCGGTCATCGCTGCCGGGGCGCTAGGTAGGAGCGGGCCACTAGCCGCGCCATCGCGGGCCGTCAACACGGCAAATCAGATTTCCTGCGCGCTTGCAGCATTGCAGGGCTTGCGGCATGGCACCGGGCACATTCGCAAGGGCCCGCCCCATCGCGGCGGCGGCGCAGGACAGTTTGGAAATGGGCATGGCGCAGCGCGACGATCTTCAGAACAAGCTGGTGGTGCTGATCGGCGGCAGCGGCTTCATCGGCTCGCACGTGGCGCAGGATCTGCTGCGCCGGGGTGCGCGGCTGCGGATCGCGGCGCGCAATCCCGAACAGGCGTACAATTTGCGTCCGCTGGCCAATCTGG includes the following:
- a CDS encoding glycoside hydrolase family 2 TIM barrel-domain containing protein, with translation MMGTYRYRLICTTSALAAALAGTLPVSAQDQTRVAAVQVDPGRPDWENPAINYQGREPARASGFPFESRAAALDGDPASSARYLSLNGTWQFHFAPNTTDLPQGFEQPEYDPAGWSEIAVPANWQAAGFGRARYNNILYPFPANRPLVPHDDNEVGSYRRTFTVPAGWDGSHVILHIGAAGSAYTVWVNGQRVGYAEDSKLPSEFDITPHLRAGENVVAMQVIRWSDGSYLEDQDFWRVSGIERDVYLYAAPPTRIRDVFVHAGLDAGYTDGVLSAELAVTPGAATRARYVLLDGERVVAEGQVRVPAGEEERRVTLTGAIPAVRRWTAETPNLYRLVVELTDARSRVLQSTPMDIGFRSVEIKDGLVSVNGRPITIRGVNRHDHDPETFHVISRESMERDIRLMKQANINAIRTSHYPNDPYLYELADRYGLYVMDEGNIESHEYMDTGNKQPEKRAYYQIGFDPAWRDAHVDRVMNMVERDKNHPSIIFWSLGNESGIGPTFSDAALSVKARDPGRLVSYLGWGTWDGISDHRPNWYADIYAPMYDPAVKMADYATNWDYRQPMIQCEYLHVQGNSGGNVKEYWDTIHAHPHKLQGGFVWDWVDQSVYRYTPDGRRYWGDGSSFGAQPRDVIEFGDGMIQSDRTPNPHFFEVQKVYAPVQFEGFDPASLTVTVVNRHDFVGTAGYDFGWHVLEDGVAVAQGTLPVENIAARSSTAVPLNLQGFTPRAGAEYFVTVMARAREGTIPGVTAGQVIGWEQFALADAQVTPTLPAGGSGRVTLAERSGTLRLSAAGMELAIDRAGGLVTSYSQNGQLLLTGGAPHFTRALTDNDLGVGGTRRDPPWRKASESRVVEAVETGQLLDGRRTITVRHLTGGDVARVQTRYAMAADGQVEVTATVTPLRDDLGDPLRIGMAFTTPAYQTVQWYGRGPHESYADRKTSAPIGLWRGALAEQHHDYIRPQETGNKTDVRWLELVRGGAGGGLRVTGAQPLSINALAFPYADLDRAKPGTRRSTDIVPGDTGTLLVDAAQSGVGGDTAWSDFGRPLPQYRINVAPVTYSFTLSPVDGQGQANGARPASATGSVPID
- a CDS encoding efflux transporter outer membrane subunit; protein product: MIRNSLLAVTALALSGCAVGPDYTASTPRAVESGPFIAADNVNFTPEPLPADWWRMYDDPVLDGLVADALAANTDIRQAVARIARARAALRGVGADRLPQTQVGAGATYNRVPQIQTLPGFYREQWRIDGGLDVSYEVDLFGRVSRNVEAARADLAAADADADAVRVMVVAETTRAYADAAGFAARIAVAQDIVALLDQSLGLTQRRYDEGFETGLAVSRIATLREQRVAEIPALEAARAGALFRLATLTGRAPAELPAVAGERSLVLEITQPLPVGDGAQLLARRPDIRAAERRVAADTARIGVATADLYPRISLAAGVGSTGTDIGDFFTGGPFRWLLGPLLSWTFPNNEAVRARIDAAEADTQGRLAAFDGTVLTALQETETALATYAGALERRSALQLATLQAERAATIVRAQQREGRINSLERLDAERTLAETRAALAAQDALVSTAQIDLFRALGGGWSAT
- a CDS encoding multidrug efflux RND transporter permease subunit; this translates as MRLSRFFIDRPIFAAVVAVIITLVGAISYFFLPVSQYPEVVPPTVQVTATYPGASAETVAETVANPIEQEINGVDGMLYLSSESTGDGRTTITVTFQQGTDLDEAQVLVQNRVAIATPRLPEEVQRLGIVTRKTTPDFLLLVNLVSPDGSLDRAYMSNYAQTRIRDRLARIEGVGDVQLFGQRELAMRVWIDPGRAAGLGLAAGDIVEALRAQNVQVAAGQIGQSPSPGAAFQLNVETQGRFTDPAQFGNVVIRTDAEGRQVRVRDVARVELGAQDYSTSAYLGNGDSVIIPVLQQPGSNALASAEEVQAEMEEIAADFPAGLEYRIVYNPTEFIQESVDAVVHTLIEAVVLVVLVIIVFLQKWRASVIPVLAIPVSLIGTFAVLAMLGYSLNNLSLFGLVLAIGIVVDDAIVVVENVERNLAEGMSPLEAARRSMDEVGAALIAIVLVLCAVFVPTLFIGGLSGAFYQQFAVTISAATIISLVVSLTLSPALSALLLRPHRHLPASAPRWQQWIERAGDGFNRGFDRFSAAYGRWTARLVAMPRRVMATYVVLIGLTGFALSATPTGFVPQQDQGYFLTVIQLPPGSATSRTDAVMKDIAGRMLKIPGISNTVMLSGFDGTSETQSASSAAAYWVLDDFEERAAKGQTVDALMGEAMKATADIQGARLMVVKPPIIRGIGSAGGFRMMVQDRNGAGYRELEKMANAVIAQANQQEGMAGVYTFFNTATPRVRADIDRDKAQILGVSPARVFETLSVYLGSSFVNDFNLLGRTFRVTAQADAPFRDSASDVAQLQTRSDNGAMVPLGSVANLSDTTGPYRVTRYNLAPAVAVDGDTAPGYSSGQSLATMEGVADATLTGGYDYEWTGIAYQQRFAGNTAAVVFALAVLLVFLVLAAQYESLVMPLAIILIVPMCLLAAMIGVNLRGMDNNVLTQIGLVVLIALAAKNAILIVEFARQGEENGMTPVEAAVEAAITRLRPILMTSFAFILGAVPLVTATGAGAELRQALGTAVCFGMLGVTGFGLFFTPTFYVVSRALGDHLAAMRRKPNTGSDPLLQPAE
- a CDS encoding efflux RND transporter periplasmic adaptor subunit, yielding MSDMTPIPISDLPRDTVGTVPGASRPRLRLAGWIAAILAVLVLAWWLLGGREAPAVAPLEPVVTVATPLQRQVTLWDDYIGRFEASRSVELRPRVSGQVTAVHFTDGEIVRAGQPLFTIDPRPYRAALAEAQAGVATARSDLSLAEADLARAQRLVEDDAVSRSELDALRARVTATRAAVEAARARVQSRALDVEFTTVRAPIAGRISDRRIDPGNLVSAGEGSSATLLTTINATDPLYFTFDGSEASFLQGRRDGLANGAPVEIRLADETEYSRRGTLDFTDNGLDPQSGTIRARAIIRNPDNFLSPGMFGNMRMASGGGQVDALLVPDTAVQTDQTRKLLLVVGQDGKVASKPVTLGPIVDGLRVVTGGLAPNDRVVIDGTQLAMPGGSVQTRNGRISAAQ
- a CDS encoding TetR/AcrR family transcriptional regulator; amino-acid sequence: MEKLATRGRPREFDTDEALAAALRVFWSKGYDAASLTDLTEAMGITRPSLYAAFGNKEALFKQALDLYEAEKMAYVHAALEAPTARAVAERLLRGNIANITSDCPGCLGVIATMTCNGDGAGIRDHIQCRAESSRQAIVARMQRGIDEGDFTVPIEAEAITRYLSAVFQGIAMQASQGVPREDLEKVADATLALWPGR